The segment CCCTATGATACGAGTATCGAAGCGGCCCTGCGGAGCCTGAAAAAGCTAACGGGTGCCCGACGGAGAGAGGGCCTCTGGGCCCTGCAGGGCATTGGAACGGAGGACGGTCTCCTCGAAGCAGCCGCTACGATCGGTGAGCAGATAGAGGCACGGCAGCGGATGACAACGACTCAGATTATAGCGGCAAACCGCCATAATTATTCCAGCCGGATCGCCGCATCGGTTGTCAGGGAACGGACGGAAGAGACGGGATTCGATCCCGACCGGCTGTTAACAACCCCGATACCGGGCATTCCGCTGCTCATCATGCTCCTCGTAGGCATGCTTTCGATTGTTTTCGTTGTGGGTTCGTTCCTTGAAGAGATAATCGTCGGGCTGTTTGACGTCTATGCCGGAGCGCCTCTTCTCGCCGCCGGACTTACCCCCCTTGCCGAGACGATCGCCATGTCAATCGTCCTTGCCCTTCAGGCAGGCATCGGTATCGCATTCCCTTTTGTCTTTATCTTTTACCTGCTGATAGCCATAGTCGAAGACTCCGGCTACATGACGCGGGCGGCGTTTCTGGCCGATAACACGATGCACCATGTGGGGATGCACGGGGGAGGCATTATCCCTCTCGTTCTCGGACTTGGATGCAATGTTCCGGCAATTATGGGGCTCAGGATGCTTAAAAGCCGCAGGGAACGTCTTATAGGAGCTTTCCTTATCACAATGGTCCCGTGTTCGGCACGCACGGTTATCATTCTCGGAATAGTCGCAACATTTGTCGGCATACTCCCGGCGTTCAGCATTTATTTCATCGTTCTCGCGCTGATCATTGCAACCGGGATTATCCTGTCCCGTTTCACACCCGGTGAGCAGTTCGGGATGATTATGGAGATGGCACCGTTGCGATGGCCCCAACCGCGGAACGTTGTCTCAAAGGCATGGGGAAGGATGCGGGAATTTTTCCTCATTGCCATGCCAATGCTGCTCGTGGGGAGTGTGGTCCTCGGCCTTCTTGATTATATGGGAATAACCGAGCTCTACCAGGCAATTATATCGCCGTTTTCCGAGGGGGTGCTCGGGCTTCCCGGCTATGCGGCAAGTGCACTTGTCTTTGGAATTCTGCGAAAGGAGATGGCATTTGAGACGCTTGTTATTCTCGCAAAGACGGCTGACCTTCCCGCCGTGCTTTCCCCGTTGCAGCTGTATATTTTTGCCGTTGTCAGCGTCCTTTTCGTGCCCTGCGTCTCCACAATAGCGGTCCTCGTAAAAGAGATGGGATATCGCGTTACCATCGCAGTGACGGCTTATACCGTGACGCTGGGCCTTGTGGTGGGGGCGCTAATTCATCTTCTCTTCACCTGAAAGACCGTGTATCCAAAGCGGTGAACCGCATCCCCCGGGAGGGGATTTATTATAGGCACGCCACCAAACAGATACTCAGGAGGAAAGTCATGTTAACATTCGTCGGGCTCGGCTTGTACGACGAGGAAGATATATCCCTGAAAGGGCTTTCCTGCGTTAAAAAAGCACAGCATGTGTTTCTCGAATCCTACACCTCACAGCTTATGGGGACGAAGATCTGCGAGATGGAAGAGATCTACGGCAAAAAGATTCGGGTGATGTCACGCGAGGACGTAGAACAGAATACTGAAATGATTCTGGAA is part of the Methanoculleus sp. SDB genome and harbors:
- a CDS encoding iron transporter, with amino-acid sequence MKIALIGNPSVGKSLIFNQLTGLGVEVSNYPGSTIEMKGGNVCYERRMLEVVDLPGIYSLDGNSEEEILVRTFLSGGEADAVIVVIDGTRLERNLYLLTQVAEFGIPMIVVINMIDEVTRSGLTIDTDALSNEFGIPVLATAASIGQNIDKIIPFVITEAKISSIEIPYDTSIEAALRSLKKLTGARRREGLWALQGIGTEDGLLEAAATIGEQIEARQRMTTTQIIAANRHNYSSRIAASVVRERTEETGFDPDRLLTTPIPGIPLLIMLLVGMLSIVFVVGSFLEEIIVGLFDVYAGAPLLAAGLTPLAETIAMSIVLALQAGIGIAFPFVFIFYLLIAIVEDSGYMTRAAFLADNTMHHVGMHGGGIIPLVLGLGCNVPAIMGLRMLKSRRERLIGAFLITMVPCSARTVIILGIVATFVGILPAFSIYFIVLALIIATGIILSRFTPGEQFGMIMEMAPLRWPQPRNVVSKAWGRMREFFLIAMPMLLVGSVVLGLLDYMGITELYQAIISPFSEGVLGLPGYAASALVFGILRKEMAFETLVILAKTADLPAVLSPLQLYIFAVVSVLFVPCVSTIAVLVKEMGYRVTIAVTAYTVTLGLVVGALIHLLFT